From Heteronotia binoei isolate CCM8104 ecotype False Entrance Well chromosome 12, APGP_CSIRO_Hbin_v1, whole genome shotgun sequence, the proteins below share one genomic window:
- the RNF224 gene encoding RING finger protein 224, which translates to MSQTPEAESNEMAELGPEAQSLIPSRSNHKIDCIICYCSYDLSTHLPRRLYCGHTFCQTCIRRLNVVVNEQWWIPCPQCRQNTPTPRGGVTMLDLDLTAFLAVKSEKEHPRVVGKMESEQVSKVPAKEKPITQQPTGLCQEAVPQPYFPQNNCCGHCLCCVTTAAFQG; encoded by the coding sequence ATGTCTCAGACTCCAGAGGCTGAAAGCAATGAGATGGCAGAGCTGGGGCCAGAGGCCCAGTCCCTCATCCCAAGCCGCAGCAATCATAAAATCGACTGTATCATCTGCTATTGCTCCTACGATCTGTCAACCCACCTGCCTCGCCGCCTGTACTGCGGCCACACTTTCTGTCAGACTTGCATCAGGCGCCTTAATGTGGTGGTTAATGAGCAGTGGTGGATTCCATGTCCACAGTGCCGGCAAAACACACCCACTCCTCGTGGAGGAGTGACAATGCTTGACTTGGACCTGACAGCCTTCTTAGCAGTCAAGTCTGAGAAGGAGCATCCTCGAGTGGTGGGAAAGATGGAATCTGAGCAGGTCTCAAAAGTACCTGCCAAGGAGAAGCCAATCACACAACAGCCCACTGGCCTTTGTCAGGAGGCAGTGCCACAGCCATATTTTCCACAGAACAACTGCTGTGGCCACTGTCTTTGCTGTGTCACCACAGCTGCTTTTCAGGGCTGA